Part of the Gemmatimonadota bacterium genome is shown below.
GCTGGTATTCCGGCTCGCAAACCGGTTTCCCCTCCGCGCCCCGTCAGTGCGCCGGCACCTCGCCCTGCATGTCTGCGGCGCCATCCTCGCCGGGTCGGCGGCTGCGGCGGTAGATACCGCCGCGACCCAATTGACCCGCAATGCTACCGACTCCGCTCAACTGTTGACGATGAGCGTTGAGCGAATGTTCCTGTCATGGTGGCTCGGCGGCCTTGCTGTCGCCTTTCTGTCGTATTTCGCGGTTGTCGGCGTCGCCCACGCCATGAGCTACTTCCGCGAAGCCCAACAGCGCCGGGAGGATGCGCTCCGCCTCGAAGGCCAGCTCGCCGATGCGCGGCTCGCCGCTCTGCAAGGGCGTTTGCATCCGCACTTTCTGTACAACACTTTGAATGCAATAACCGTCCTCGTCCGCGACGGCGACATCACCCGATCGACGCGAATGCTGGAGCTTCTCAGTACCATGCTACGCCGCGTGCTCGACGGATCACTTCCACAGATCGTCCCGCTGAGTACCGAGCTTGCGCTGTTGCGTCAGTACCTGGAGATAGAAGAAGTGCGCTTCTCCGACAGACTGACGGTCACACTCGACGTCGATACGCATGCTCGTCAGGCCGGAGTGCCAACGCTCGTGACTCAGCCGCTCGCCGAGAACGTGATCCGGCACGCAGTGGCGAATACCTTGCGCCATGTCACGCTCAGCATCAACGCACACGTCATCAGCAATCCGGAAGGGCGCGACACGCTCGAGTTGACGGTGTCGGATGACGGTCCCGGGCTCACACCGGGCTGGGAACGACGTCGCATCGAGCATACGGGACTTTCGGCTACGGCGCTGCGCATTACGACGCTCTACGGCTCTGATGGTTTGCTTGAAATACACCCGCGAGCTGACGGTGGAACCGTTTCCACTGTGCGCATCCCGTACGTGAAGCTTTCCGAGCGTCGTGACGACGAGTGGACAGCAGTCGATGATGATCTGACACGGCAGGCGGTTTGATGCGCGTCGTAATAGTCGATGACGAGCCGCTCGCAAGACGTGGCATTCGTCAGCTGCTGGCCGACCATCCTGATGCGCAAATCGTGGCCGAATGTCCCAGCGGAGCGGTAGCTCTTGCGGCAGTACAGACGCTCTCGCCCGATCTGTTATTTCTCGATGTACAGATGCCGGAAATGGATGGATTCGAAGTGGTTCGACGAATCGGAGTCGAGCGGATTCCCTCAGTCGTGTTCGTGACCGCATACGATGAATTTGCCGTGAACGCGTTCGAGGCGTCTGCCGTCGATTACCTGATGAAGCCGGTGGGACCGGAGCGGTTCTCCGCCGCAATGCGTCGCGTGCGCGAACGCCAGACCGAAACGGCTGCCCTCGCCCGCGTTGCGGAGCTGCAAGCCTTGTTGACGCAGGTGACTCCCGCGATAAGCCAACCGCTGCTCGTCACTACAGCGAAGGGCACGATACGTATCGATCCTGATGAAATTGACTGGATCGGCGCTGATGATTATTACGCCGTTCTGCACGTTGGTGTGAAGCATTATCTGCTTCGCGAATCGCTCGCATCGTTGGAGGATCGTCTGCCAGCCGGTCGCTTCGTGCGCGTCCATCGCTCCGCGATAGTGAATTGCAGCAGAGTGACGGAGGTTCGCCGAGGAGTGGTTGTCCTGCGCGATGGCATCACTCTGTCTACCAGCAGGCGCCGGCGTGCGGCGGTAAGAGCTGCGTTGGGCGAGACGTCCGCCGCCTGACGCTCAAAAGCGCCGATCCAACCGCTCGCTGAATCCGAGCTACCGCCCGCTGCAAGCTCTGGAATTGCAGTCGCAATGAGTCTTACCAGGATGCTAAGCTGAAGCTTGCGGCGTAAGCCTGCTCGCCATTCACATCAAACATCTCAGGGAGCTTCGGTGCGCTACTCTTCCGGCGCTTTATTCCGCGGTGCAACGCGGAACATGATTCCGCTATTCGCCACACTCACCATCGCTTCGGCGGCGCCTGCCGTCGCGCAATCGACCCACGTCGCTCCGATCGGCTCCGGTGCGGGTGCGAGCACCGCGCTGGTGCCCGGATCAGGGGATCTGACGACGGCACATTTTCGCGATACTACAACATCTTTCCGCTTCATACAGGACAGATTACCGAAGGGCGATTCGGTCGATATCGTTCGCGGTGTGGGGCATGAACAGATCCGGCACGTGGCGTATCAGGGGCGGCCCGCTATGCTGCTCGTCAAGACGGTAGACCTTAACGGGCGCATGTATGTGGACAGCTCAACCGTCCTCGTCGACGGTCTTGCGCCAGTATCGGAGGTCTCGATCCTGGGGTCGCGACGCACGACGTACGCATACGATGGCGCCAGGGTGCATCGGTCGGTCACGCAGCCCGATTCCGCAACGAGGACCACGGATCACGATTTTCGAGTTCCGATGTTCCATTTCGAAGGGCTCGATGCCGTGATTCGCTCGATACCCTTGCGCCCCAATTACCACACGATCGTCCGCCTCTACTCCGAAGGCGACGACGGCATCGAGATGGATACAATAACCGTCGAGAAGCGTGACGGCGCCAGGATATGGAACGTGCGCTTCGCCGATCCGGTGATCATTGCCCATTATGGAATAGACGGTGACACACGCAGAATCGTGCACTACGACATCGCGCGCCATGCCGATCGCGCACATTTCACGTATGTGTTCGATCAATAGCCAACTTGAATCGCGCGCTTGGCGGTGTTGAAAGTAGCTGTCAAAATACCGTCCCGTCCCACGACCGGAGGGCAGCCGGCGACGTGTACGTGTCGCTAACTTTACATCGTGCCCGAAACCCCACGCGCCATGAATCTCGCCGACCGTCTCCGCGATGCTGCCGAGCTGCTCGAATCGATAGCCAGCGACCGATCGCTGCTTGCCGGTTTGCCGGAAGAAGACAGAACCCGACTGCTGCAGGCCGCCGGCCGCGTCTCACGACCCGATGCAATCGACCGCCGCCGCCTCGTCCAGGCCACCAAGCGCGAGCGCAGGATCGCCAAGGCGAATCGTGCGGAGACCGTGCTTTCCAACACCGGCATCCGCAAGCTCCGCCGCGAAACGGTCTTCATGACACCGAACGTCTTTCCGCCGGCGCAGTTCGAGCAACATGACGTCGAAGACGATGCGGATTTTCGCGAAGCCGTCGAGCCGCAGAATTGCTACATCTGCAAAAAGGATTTCTCGACGCTTCATCATTTCTACGATCAGCTCTGCCCATCGTGCGCCGCGCTGAATTTCGCGAAGCGCACGGAGTCCGCCGATCTGCGCGGCCGCGTTGCGCTGCTCACGGGCGGACGAGTCAAGATCGGATATCAGGCCGGCATCAAGCTGCTGCGCGCAGGCGCACAGCTAATAGTCACGACACGCTTTCCGCGCGACTCCGCGTCGCGTTACGCGCAGGAGCCTGACTTTGCGATGTGGAGCGATCGGCTCACCATCTACGGACTCGATCTGCGTCACACGCCGAGTGTCGAGGCGTTCTGCGCCGAGATGCTGCGCACGCGTGATCGTCTGGACTTCATAATCAACAACGCCTGCCAGACCGTTCGTCGCCCGCCTGCTTTCTACGAACACATGATGGAGGGCGAAACCGCAGCGCTTCACACCTTGCCCGAAAAATCCCGCAAGCTGCTCGGCGAATACGAAGGACTGCGCGGGTATCACATGCTTCCCGAGGGCGAGTCCGGCGCCACCGTGCCCGCTGTAATCGGTGCGCGCACTTCCGAAATCACCGGACTGACGCATGCTGCCGAGCTGTCGCAGATCAGACTTCTCCCGGATGAGGAGGCCGCTCAGCGCGCGCTCTTCCCCGAGGGAAAGCTGGACCAGGACATGCAGCAGATCGATCTGCGCGAGCGCAACTCGTGGCGCATGTTGATGGCCGAAGTGCCGTCCGTCGAATTGCTCGAAGTCCATCTCGTCAACGCGGTCGCACCGTTCATCATCAACGCGCGTCTAAAGCCACTGATGATGCGGACACCGGAGCGCGACAAGCACATCGTCAACGTGTCGGCAGTCGAGGGACAATTTTACAGAACGTTCAAGACGACGCGCCATCCGCACACCAACATGGCCAAGGCCGCGCTCAACATGATGACGCGCACCGCTGCGGCAGATTACCACCGTGACGGCATTCACATGAACGCGGTCGACACGGGCTGGGTGACCGACGAGGATCCAGCCGACATCGCCGCGCGAAAGACCGCGGAGCACGGGTTTCATCCGCCGCTGGATATCGTGGACGGCGCCGCGCGCATCGTCGATCCGATCATCGCCGGCATCAACACCGGCGAGCATGTGTGGGGCAAATTCCTCAAGGATTACGTGCCGACCGACTGGTGACGCCCCGCGCGTACTGACCGTGCGCCCCAAGGTGCGCTAGCCACCGCGATCGGCGACGCGTACTTTTTTGCGAGAGTACCCCTCCCAACTTGACGATGAACCTCTCGCATCGCAGCACGCTCACGGCTCTCGCGTGTACACTCATCGCGCACGGCCTGCTCTCCTCGCAAGCCGCGGCTCAGACCTCGACTCTCCCCAGCGAGACGCCGGCGCGGTTCACTCCCGCAACGTCGTCGTTCGATTACGTGCGACGCGAGGTCATGATCCCCATGCGCGACGGCGTGAAGCTGCACACCGTCATCCTCGTCCCGAAAGGCGCCCACCGGGCGCCGATCCTCATGACCCGGACGCCCTACGACGCCAACGCCACCACCACTTACGCCGCAAGCGCGCATCTCGCCTCCAACCTCGCAGGCTACGACAACGCGCTCGACGTCATAATTCCCGGCGGCTACATCCGCGTCGTGCAGGATGTCCGCGGCAAGTATGGCTCGGAAGGCGACTTCGTCATGAATCGGCCACTCATCGGCCCGCTCAATCCAACGAAGGTCGATGAATCGACCGACACCTACGACACCATCGACTGGCTCGTCAAGAACATCCCCGAGACCAACGGCAAGGTCGGCGTGCTCGGCATCTCCTACGATGGATTCGAGCCCCTGATGGCGCTCGTCAATCCGCACCCGGCCCTCAAAGTCTCCGTTCCCATGAACCCGATGGTCGACGGCTGGATGGGCGACGACTGGTTCCACAACGGAGCCTTCCGCGAACAGAACATGCCGTACGTGCTCGAACAGGAAGCCACCCGCGACAACTCGGCGAAATGGTGGACCGATCACTTCGACGACTACGACCTCTACCTCGACGGCGGCTCCGCTGGCGAGCTCGGCAAGGCACACGGCCTCGAGCAGGTCGGATTCTGGAACCGCATCCTCGCGCACCCGAGCTACGATTCCTGGTGGAGTCAGCAGGCCATGGACAAGGTCCTCGCCGCACAGCCACTGAAGGTGCCCGTGATGCTCGTCCACAGCCTCTGGGATCAGGAAGACATCTACGGCGCGATAGCTGTCTACAAGGCCATCAAGCCGAAGGACGTCAACAACGACAAGGTCTTCCTCGTCATGGGACCATGGCACCACGGCCAGGAAATCGAGGACGGCAGCTCACTCGGCGCCATCAAATTCAACAGCAACACATCGCTCTACTTCCAGCAGCACATCCTCGGACCGTTCCTCGCTCACTATCTGAAGGACGACGCACCCGCAGATAGCGTGGCACCGGTCAATGCATTCGAGACCGGAACCAACACGTGGGAGCGTCTCGCCTCGTGGCCATCGGGCTGCGCCAGCGGATGCAGCATTCATCCGACGCCGCTCTATCTGGAGCCAGGCTTCAAGGCAGCGTTCTCCGCGCCTGCGTCCGGCAGCGTGGCATTCGATGAATACACGTCCGATCCGGCAAAGCCGGTTCCGTTCCGCGCCCGCCCCAGCCAACCCATCGGCTACGATCCGCCGCTGACATGGGTGCACTGGCTCGTGGATGACCAGCGCGAAGCGTCCGGCCGCACCGACGTGCTCGCGTATCAGTCCGACGTGCTGAAAGCACCGGTCAAGATCAGCGGCCAGCCCATAGCGAACATCATCGCGTCCACTACAGGCACCGACGCGGACTGGGTGGTGAAGGTGATCGACGTCTATCCCGACGAAGTCGGCGGCGACGCGAAGATGGGCGGCTACCAGCTACCCGTGTCGATGGACATCTTCCGCGGCCGCTATCGCGAAAGCTTCTCGACACCAAAAGCCATCACGCCCAACAAACCACTGTTGTACAGGTTCGAGCTTCCAACAGCGAACCACGTCTTCCTTCCCGGACACCGGATCATGGTGCAGATCCAGTCCAGCTGGTTTCCGCTGTACGACCGTAATCCGCAGACCTTCGTCCCCAACATCTTCTGGGCAAAGCCTGCCGATTACAGGAAGGCCGAGCAGAAGATCTATCACGAGCCGGGCAACGCGAGCTTCGTGGAACTGCCCGTGGTGGCAGGGTCAGCGCGGAATTGACCAGGGACGCGGGGATGACGTACTGCTCATCCCCGCCCTTTCCTTCACTCAGCCATGTGGATGAACACTTCTCCGCCGTAAGCCTCGGGCGCCGTGACTCTCACGCCGGCCATGTTCTCGCGCACCCAGGCCGACGCGCGACGCGAGCTCTCGTCCGCTCCTTCCCGATTCTCGCATACCGTCACCGTCGCGAGTGCCTCTCCGTCCCGAATCGCGTAGTAGGCGATGAAGCCGGGTCCGTCACCAAGCAGTTTCTTCACTTCATCCTGCCGCTTGTCGAGCTCGTGGATCAACTTCGCCACGCCGCTATAACGCCGTATCACTGCGTACATGCCGCTACTCCGTATGCTTGGGGGATTGGACTGGGTCGCTCGACGCCATCGACCCCGAAATTCGGTGCCGAAAACTGAATGGCATAGTCTGCACCAGCGAAGCGCGATGTCAAGGCGCGACGCGCAATATCCAATGCTCGTGATCGCGCGTAATCATCACGCTTCCGGCGTCGATCTCCGGCTCGGGCTCAGCTCGCAGGCTGTTCGCTTATCAGGAACGAGCATCGTGGTGGATTCTGTCCGCGCTCGCACCGCTCGCAAACCTTTCCCCCAGTCACTTCCGCGAGGAGCTGCTCCACCATGCAGCACGCGTCCGGGTGCGACGAGACCGCCTGCGACAGAGCGCAGCCATTGCCGTGGATCTCGTACCCTTCTGCCGTCTCGACCACATCCGCGTCCGCACCAAGTTCCGTCAGCAGGCTTGCGGCGTCACCCACCCGCTCCGCAAACGTGCCCGACGCCCGGGGACCGAGTCTGGAGCCCGCCCCTCGCAGTATCGATCTGACCTCGCCCGGATGCCTGCTCTCCAATTCAGCAATCAGCGCTGTCAGCGCCGGTGCATATGCGCTCGAGAAGAGCGTATCCGCCCCTTCCGCGACGCCGTAGAGCGTCGCCGGCTTGCCAACGGTTCCGTCGCGCCGGGAGCCGGCTGCTGCGACCACCCCATCGCGCTCGAGTGTCGCGATGTGAGCGCGGACGGCGTTGTCGGTAAGACCGAGCGTCGCCGCAATCTCGTCGACACTGCGCCACCCACGCCGAAGAATCGCAACGATCCGACCACGCGTGCTATCCCCGAAATGTCTTTCCCACCAGCGCATGCATCCTCCTCTCTGACCGTGCAAGCCTCTCAACTACAGTACCAACAAACATACGTATAAGCAATAAGTCAATGATTTCCTTGACAAATCCCTGCGCTCGTGCCATATGTCAATCACGGCGTTGCCACATCGCAGGCCGTGGGCGTCGTCCAGCCCAACCACCACCACAACCGTACCAGGAGTTCTGAAATGAAGAAGCCCCGACTAATTGCTGGAGTCCTAGCAGCCCTTGCCACCACCGCGGCAGCCGCCCTTGTACCAGCGCCAGCCAGCGCCCAGGCCCGTCACACTGCGCCTGCGGTACGCCTCGCCAAGTCACATACCCCGGCGCACGCCGCCGCAGCACTCGACGACCCCACCATCGTGGCCATCTTCGACGCCGCCAACAGCTGGGACATCGACCTCGGCAATCTCGCCCTCAAAAAGAGCAGCAACGCCGAGGTCCGCACCTTCGCCGACATGATGGTGCGCGACCACAGCGCCGCCCGCAAGCTCGGCCGCGACCTCGCAACGAAGCTTCATGTTACGCCGACCCCTCCTGGGAAGGACTTCGCACTGTACAAGGACCACGTTGCAACTCTGGCGAAGCTGAACAGCCTCAGCGGCGCCGCTTTCGATAAGGCCTACGTCGCCCACGAGGCCTGGTATCACCAGGCAGTGATCGATGCCGTGACCAACACCCTGCTCCCCGCAACCAAGAACGCGGAGCTGAAGGATCTCGAGGTCAAGGTCGCCCCGAACTTCCAGGCTCACCTGGCAGCGGCGAAGGCTCTCGAGACAAAGCTCGGCGCATAAACTCACCACAGGCAATGCGCGGTCGCCACATATCGGTGGCGACCGTGCCACAGTCGTGGGCCCCACCACGACCAGTCCCATCTGATCAACTTGCGCAAGGTCTAACCGGCCAAGGGGTTACGACTAGCGCGGGAAACGGCCCGGCCGTGGCATGTGCGATGCCGTATGAGCGGCTGCGTACTAAATCCTACCAGAGGCATCGTCCCATGATACGTCAGTTGAACGCAGCGGCCTTACTCGCGATCGGCGCCACGATCGCCGCACCGACTGCAAACGCACAGTTCACCAATGCGTGCGGTGGATCGGATTTCTTTTCCTGTGTGACTCTGGCGGTGAGCGGGCAGGGAACATCGACGCTGCTGTTCACAGTAACGAACACCTCCAACGGTGGGGTGGCGAACAACCCGAACAGCGTGTTCAAGGAGTTCGGAGTCGGTAATGGCGCGTTTACCGGAACCGCACCTACGGTGACCGCGACCGGTGCCCTCGCCTCACAGTTCAGCGTTGCGAGCACCAATCCGAGTTCGGTCAGTGGTGTCGGTTTCACGGCGACCAACTTCTTCGGCCTCACACCCAACGCACCGCCGCCGACCAATGGTCTGCACGACGGTGAGACGGTGGGCTTCTTCCTCGCCTTCGCCAATTCAACCGACGCGAACCAGTTTCTGAACGGCTTCCAGTTCGCACTTCACGATATCGGTGGCCTCACCCAGGCTTGCGGATCCAGCAAGGCGGCATTCAGCAGCGACGGAACGCCGCTATCCGGCAGCGCGTCGCCGATTTCCGCCAGCACTTGCAATCCAACGTCGACCGTTCCCGAGCCAAGCTCGATGGCACTCCTCGGGACCGGACTCGTCGGACTCGTTCCAGTCATGCGGAGACGCAGAAAGTAGCTGCGCCTTCCGGCGCTCATCGTCGGACACCTTCAGTACTCCAACGCTCCGGTTCACTCGAAGAACCGGAGCGTTCTCATTGCCGTGCGTCGCGCAATGCCTGACGTAATCCGTCGCTTATCTCATTCGATGAGAAGTCGGCCAGATCTTCCAGTGCGCGCTGGAAATCCGCTACCGAGACCGTACTCAGCGCAGCCGCCGTTATCGCACCCGCGCCGACGCGATTTCCGCCATACAGAAACGGCGTGAGCCGATTCCGGCCATCGACGTCGAAGCTCCATATCTCGCGCCCGGTGCGCGCATCCAGCAGAACCGCAGTTGCATTCATGAACAGATACGCAGTGCTCTGCCGGCGAAGATCGATTCCGGAATTGTGCATGTTCACTTCGAGCACGAAATCGGCGTTCTGCCGGTTGGCGGCTGGGGTCGCGCCGAGGTACCGGCTCGTCCGCTCGAGCGTCCGCTGTGACATGATGGCGGTGAGGTCGACCAGTGCCACGGCGCTATCCAGCCTCGTGCGCGCGCGCCGGCCTTCGACCTCCTTCGCAACCCCGGAGCCGGCCGCAACGACCGCTGAGACCGCAGAGACCGGGTCATTGACGTCTGGCACATTGTACCATCCGGTCACCAGCTCCGGCCTGGGCGGCGCGATATACACCAGCGCGAGCGATCGGCTCGTGAAGTTGTATTCGGAGAGATGATTGTGACCGCCGCAGCCGGCGCCGAGGAGAACTGCTGGCACCAGAACCATCGCACGAGCGATTCGGTAGCGAGACAGATGTGATCTCATACGTGACTCCTGCCCGGTTTCTGACCTGGTGTGTGTGAATCCACGCGATTGCAGCGTCCAGATCTATGACGACGGTGCCAGCCGTCCGTGACCGCTCGATCGTATTCTGCCCCCCCGACCCCGCTCCCCGGCATGGCCGCGCAGCCGCACTGGCGATATGGTTCAGACATGCCCGATCGAACCGGAGATATCAGGCGCGAAATCGCTGAGGCAACCCAACGCGCGCTTGTCGCTGTCGCGCTGCAAGCGTACGAAGAGGCCGGATTATCCGGGCTCTGCGGTGAGGGACGCTGGGAAGTGGCGTTGGGTGCAATACGAAGCTACGACGTGCGGAACATCACGGAGAAACCGGCTTTGGAGAAGCCGGCTTTGTAGCAGCGACCACGCACTCGACACACTGGCTTGCAGAAACTCGCGGTGCGTGAGATGCCGTAATCGCATCTCACGCACCGTCCATGCGTTAACTGATGATCGTCACTTGACGATCTTCGCCCCGGTCAGCTCGGCGACTGCGCTGAGCGTTGTCTGAGCTGCATTGAGACCAAGCCGGAAGTCCGCATCGCTGTATGTCTTGTAGAGATCCGTCGGCTGGTGCCACTGCGGATCCCAGCCTGCGCCGATCTGCGCGCCACGCTCGTTCTCGCGAAGACTGACCGAGGGAACCAGGTTCTCGAAGGGCTGTGAATCAGTGTTGGTCATGTGCTGGCCGACCTTTGCCGGATAGTCCGTCGCGTACTTGTCGTTTGCAGTCGACAGTGTCCACGCGAGCTTCTGGGATGCCTCGGCCATCTTGGAGTTGGACTGGAACTCGATGTTCACGTCAGCTTCCGGCCGCTGCACCGGGCTCATGCTGCCGTCGGCGCGTGGCATTCCATGATCGAACATCATCATGTCGTGCTGTATGACGCCGAGCCACCTCGGTTCGGGATACTTTCCCGAGCCGGCTGGATCTTCCTTGCCCTGCAGTGCCTCGCGTTGCTCTACATACGCCTTGGAGCCGTTGAGTCCCGTCTCTTCGTTGTTCCAGAGGATGAAACGAATCGAGCGGTCGGTCTTCACATCTGGCGAACTGAATACGCGCGCGAGCTGCATGACGAGCGCCGTGCCCGATCCATCGTCGTTCGCGGCTTCACCCCAACCGATTCCGTCCATGTGTCCGCTCACGATGTACATCTCGTCCGGATGCGTGGTGCCGATCTTGGTGCAGTAGACTTCCTGACGCTCTCCGGCAACGCTCTGCGGCGTGTCGAGCTTGCGCAGTGCGAGATCGGGCTGACGCAGCGAATCGGTATTCACACCGGTCGGCATGATCTTGCCGCGCATGACGGATCCGCCGGAGCCCGGCCTCTTGTTCCCACCCTCGGCGGCGCGCGCACGGAAGCGAGCGAGTTGTTCCGGCGTCAGCGGTTCACGCGGCGGCGGTGGCTGAAAGTCATACGTGATGCGTTCGGTGTTGGTGCAACCGTAACTCTTGAGCTGCGCCTCGATCCAGTCCACCGCCTTGCGATTGCGCTCCGTTCCCTGACGGCGATCGCCGAACTGGGTGAGTCCCTTGACAGTGGCCTTGTACTGATCCAGCGACAGCCGCGACACCATCTCCCTGATCGGGTCGAAGGCTGTGTCGGATGAGGCGGCGTTACGAGCTGGTGTCTGAGCGGCAAGAGGCACAGTAACGACGCCGGCGAGAGCGCCGAGCATTACCAGGCGATTCAACGAGGTGGACATGCTGATGTGGGTCGAGGTGAAGACTGGACGAGCAAGCGTTTTCGGAATCTCGCTCACACTGCTTACGCGCGCGACGTTGACATTGCTGCCCTGAACGCCGCGGCGGCAGCACTGGGTGCTCGCCCCGTCAGTCGCAGCTCCGTGAGCGCGCGCCTGAGATCGCGCTTGAACGCCGCGCTCTGCAACGGAACGACGGCAATGTAGCCCAGCGCGAGCTGGTCGGCCGCCGCGGCACGGGACACGACTGCGAGGCCAAGGCCAGCCGCCACCGCCTGCTTGATGGCCTCCGTGCTCCCCAGCTGGACGGTGGTCCCCGGATGGACTCCGTGCTCGGCAAGCGCGGCTTCGGCCACGACGCGGGTACCGGAGCCTGGCTCGCGCAGAATGAATGGCTCGTCGATGAGGTCGGCTGCGCGCACGCGGCGTTTGTGCACCAGTGGATGGGATGCAGGCGCAATCACGACGAGTTCGTCCTCGCGCCACGGGATCACGGATATCCGCTCGTGAGACACCGGCCCTTCTACCAGCGCAATGTCGAGCCGTCCCTCGAGCAACCGGCGCGCGATCGCACGCGTATTGGCGCTCACGACCCTCAACGTGACCCCGGGGTGCTCCTGATGAAAGCGCGCGAGCAGCGGCGGGAGAAAGTACGTCGCGACGGTAGTGCTCGCGCCAACGCGCAGAACGCCGCGCTCCAGGCCGCGCAACGAAGCGAGCTCTTCTTCGGCGATTCGCTCGACACCAAACAGCTCGCGTGCGCGTGCGAAGAGCGCAGTGCCCGCGTCGGTGAGGCGCGGAGTGCGGCCGGAGCGGTCGAACAGCGATAGCTGCGTCTGTCGTTCCAGCTCCTGCACCGTTTTGGAGACGGCAGGCTGACTCAGCCGCAGCGCAATCGCGGCACGAGAGAAGCTGCGCTCCTGCGCGACCGCGGCAAAGACACGTAGATGGTGGAGATTGAGTGCCATAATC
Proteins encoded:
- a CDS encoding LysR family transcriptional regulator; this translates as MALNLHHLRVFAAVAQERSFSRAAIALRLSQPAVSKTVQELERQTQLSLFDRSGRTPRLTDAGTALFARARELFGVERIAEEELASLRGLERGVLRVGASTTVATYFLPPLLARFHQEHPGVTLRVVSANTRAIARRLLEGRLDIALVEGPVSHERISVIPWREDELVVIAPASHPLVHKRRVRAADLIDEPFILREPGSGTRVVAEAALAEHGVHPGTTVQLGSTEAIKQAVAAGLGLAVVSRAAAADQLALGYIAVVPLQSAAFKRDLRRALTELRLTGRAPSAAAAAFRAAMSTSRA